The following coding sequences lie in one Pseudomonas sp. B33.4 genomic window:
- a CDS encoding LysR family transcriptional regulator, whose protein sequence is MIRPQLPLNALRAFEASARHLSFTRAAVELCVTQAAVSHQVKSLEAQLNVTLFKRLPRGLMLTSEGETLLPVLSTSFDHIAQILERLAGGQYREMLTVGAVGTFAVGWLLPRLADFRAKHPLIDLRLSTNNNRVDVAAEGLDYAIRFGAGAWHGIEATRLLEAPLSVLCVPEIARQLHSPGDLLQQALLRSYRTDEWSEWFQAAGLATQAAPPQSIVFDSSLAMMEAALQGSGVALAPPLMFARQLAAEAICQPFAIEITTGSYWLTQLQSRPETAAMFAFKNWLLQISG, encoded by the coding sequence ATGATTCGACCGCAATTGCCGCTCAACGCACTGCGCGCCTTCGAAGCATCGGCGCGGCATTTGAGCTTCACCCGCGCCGCCGTGGAACTGTGCGTCACGCAAGCGGCGGTCAGCCATCAGGTCAAAAGCCTTGAGGCGCAACTCAACGTCACCCTGTTCAAACGCCTGCCCCGTGGGCTGATGCTGACCAGCGAAGGCGAAACCTTGCTCCCGGTGCTGAGCACCTCGTTCGATCACATCGCGCAGATCCTCGAACGCCTCGCCGGTGGACAGTACCGCGAAATGCTGACCGTCGGCGCGGTCGGTACGTTCGCCGTGGGTTGGCTGTTGCCGCGGCTGGCGGATTTCCGCGCGAAACATCCGCTCATAGATTTGCGCCTGTCGACCAACAACAATCGCGTCGATGTCGCGGCGGAAGGGCTGGATTACGCGATCCGCTTTGGCGCCGGGGCGTGGCATGGCATCGAGGCGACGCGGTTGCTTGAGGCGCCGCTGTCGGTGTTGTGCGTGCCGGAAATCGCCCGGCAATTGCATTCACCGGGGGATTTGTTGCAGCAGGCGTTATTGCGTTCCTATCGCACCGATGAGTGGTCGGAATGGTTTCAGGCGGCCGGGTTGGCGACACAGGCCGCGCCGCCGCAGAGCATCGTTTTTGATTCATCGCTGGCGATGATGGAAGCGGCTTTGCAGGGCAGTGGGGTGGCGTTGGCGCCACCGCTGATGTTCGCCCGGCAACTGGCGGCGGAGGCGATTTGTCAGCCGTTTGCGATCGAGATTACGACGGGGAGTTATTGGTTGACGCAGTTGCAGTCGCGGCCTGAAACGGCGGCGATGTTCGCCTTCAAAAACTGGCTGCTGCAAATCTCTGGTTAA
- the gudD gene encoding glucarate dehydratase — protein MTAHDTAKAPIITDMQVIPVAGHDGMLLNLSGAHGPFFTRNIVILKDNAGHTGVGEVPGGERIRQTLEDARSLVIGSPIGTYQKILNQVRQTFADRDAGGRGLQTFDLRITIHAVTGLEAALLDLLGQHLDVPVAALLGEGQQRDEVKMLGYLFYVGDQRETDLAYRSEPDANNDWFRVRHEKAMTAEAVVRFAEAAHAKYGFKDFKLKGGVLSGDAEIEAVTALAERFPDARITLDPNGAWSLKEAIRLCRDQHQVLAYAEDPCGAENGYSGREVMAEFRRATGLKTATNMIATDWREMGHAIQLQSVDIPLADPHFWTMQGSVRVAQMCHEWGLTWGSHSNNHFDISLAMFTHVAAAAPGEITAIDTHWIWQDGQRLTKAPLQIVDGLVQVPKKPGLGVELDMDQVAKAHELYKGMGLGARDDSVAMQFLIPGWKFDNKRPCLVR, from the coding sequence ATGACCGCACACGACACCGCCAAAGCCCCGATCATCACCGACATGCAAGTCATCCCGGTGGCTGGCCACGACGGCATGCTGCTCAATCTGAGCGGCGCCCACGGGCCGTTTTTCACTCGTAACATCGTCATTCTCAAGGACAACGCCGGCCACACCGGCGTCGGTGAAGTGCCCGGTGGCGAGCGTATTCGCCAGACGCTGGAAGACGCGCGCAGCCTGGTAATCGGCAGCCCGATCGGCACCTATCAAAAGATTCTCAACCAAGTGCGCCAGACCTTTGCCGACCGCGATGCCGGTGGCCGTGGCCTGCAGACATTCGATCTGCGCATCACCATTCACGCGGTCACCGGCCTCGAAGCGGCGCTGCTCGATTTGCTCGGTCAGCATCTCGATGTGCCGGTAGCGGCATTGCTCGGAGAAGGTCAGCAACGCGACGAAGTGAAGATGCTCGGTTATCTGTTTTACGTCGGAGATCAGCGCGAAACCGACCTCGCCTACCGCAGCGAACCGGACGCCAACAACGACTGGTTCCGCGTGCGTCACGAGAAAGCCATGACTGCCGAAGCTGTGGTGCGTTTCGCCGAAGCGGCCCATGCAAAATACGGTTTCAAGGACTTCAAACTCAAGGGCGGCGTGCTCAGTGGTGATGCGGAAATCGAAGCGGTGACGGCGCTGGCCGAACGTTTTCCTGATGCGCGCATTACTCTCGATCCGAATGGCGCCTGGTCACTGAAAGAAGCCATTCGTTTGTGCCGCGACCAGCATCAGGTGCTCGCCTACGCCGAAGACCCGTGCGGTGCGGAAAACGGTTATTCCGGCCGCGAAGTGATGGCTGAGTTTCGCCGTGCCACTGGGCTGAAAACCGCCACCAACATGATCGCCACTGACTGGCGTGAAATGGGTCATGCGATCCAGTTGCAGTCGGTGGACATTCCCCTGGCCGACCCGCATTTCTGGACCATGCAGGGTTCGGTGCGCGTGGCGCAGATGTGCCATGAATGGGGCCTGACCTGGGGTTCGCATTCCAACAACCACTTCGATATTTCGCTGGCGATGTTTACCCACGTGGCAGCTGCGGCGCCGGGCGAGATCACTGCCATCGACACCCACTGGATCTGGCAGGACGGCCAGCGGTTGACCAAGGCACCGTTGCAAATTGTCGATGGTCTGGTGCAAGTGCCGAAGAAGCCAGGGCTGGGCGTGGAGCTGGATATGGATCAGGTGGCCAAGGCTCATGAGCTATATAAAGGCATGGGTCTCGGCGCGCGGGATGACAGCGTGGCGATGCAGTTTCTGATTCCGGGGTGGAAGTTCGATAACAAGCGGCCGTGCCTGGTGCGCTGA